The Anabaena sp. PCC 7108 region AATTGGGAATGCGATCGCACCTTTAAAAATTTTCCTTCCCAACCTTTAGCAAGTCCCGCCAGCTTTTTCATCGTCGGTTGTACAAATCTCCAGCAAGTCACTAACGCAGCCACAGGATTACCCGGTAAACCAAAGTAGAGTAAATTGGGGAAAGTTGCAAAAGTCAGAGGTTTTCCCGGACGCATTTGCACCGCCCGAAAGTGGATTTTTGCCCCTAGAGATTCTAAAGTACTATCAATATAGTCATACTTGCCGACAGACACGCCACCAGAAGAGAGAACAATATCAGCATTAGCGATCGCATAATCTATAATTTCTTTTAAAGCCGTAGGATCATCTTTAATAATTCCTAACAGCAAGACTTCTCCTCCCAATTCCCGCACCAAAGTAGCTAAAGCATACTGATTAGAATCAACTATTTGTCCTGGTTGCAGCGGTTCTTCCGGCATTACTAACTCATCACCACTAGAAAAAATTGCCACACGAGGACGACGAAAGACACCGACTTGATCACGCTGTGCAGCAGCTAAAACAGCAATTTCTGAGGCTGTTAAAATAATACCTGCTGGTAAAAGTTCTTTTCCGGCTTGATAAAAATCTCCCTTATGTCTGACAAACTCCTGGGGTTGAGGTGCTGCCAAAATAAACACGCGGTTTTCTTGCTGATGAGTGTTTTCTTGCATAATGACACTATCCGCACCAGCTGGCATCATTGCACCTGTAAAAATTCGTGCTGCTTGTCCTGGTTTAATAGTAACTTGGGGTTGATATCCCGCCGGAATTTCTTCTACAACTTCCAAAATAATTGGTTTATCAGTCCTCGCTTGCTGCACATCTGCATAACGCACAGCAAAACCATCCATTGCCGAATTATCCCAATGAGGAAAATCCAAAGAACTAATTATTGGAGTTGCCAAAATGCGATTTTGTGCCGTTAATAAATCAACAAATTCAATATCTCGCTGGTTATCCAACGGTTGCACAGCATTTAAAATAGTAGCTTCTGCATCTCTGACTGACAGCATAGTTAATGATGATAGTAAAATCTGGTTTATTTGCTAATCGCAATATAACATTAACAGTTGCACGTCCATTTTTGATAATGCCAGTTATCACGAATAATCACGCTCCATTTCTCCACTAAATGATGCAGCGACTTTATAACCAATACGAATCCCAAAAAGTCGAGCAAATCTGTTTTTATTCCGTAAATAATGCGCTGATTATATTCCTGTTTTATCAATAGCATATTCACCTGTTTCTATATCAATAATGATCATTTTACCGATGTTTTCTTCGGTTTCTACTTGCTGACGAATACCATTGTCATATAATTCTTTGGCACGTTTTGCAACTTCTTCGCTGCTGAGGAGAATGGCTTGCATTTTGTTTCATCCTTTTTCGTGATTAGTTTATTATACTTTATCAAGTATTTAATTTGATTAAGTAAGAGCGATTCCTACGGAGCGCTTCGCTATCGCACACCTTCACCATGAACTAAGAGCGATATCTTCGATAAGCTTCGCTAACGCACATCTTCTACTATTCTGTATGAGAAAAATATACTAACTTATACTAATTCAGCAGCTAAAAGTCTACCTTCAATCGGTTCATACTCATCTTCTAGTAACCATAACTTAGCTGTTTCATAACTATTACTAGAAAATACAACCTTATCACCCTGTTTAGGATCATAAATTCGACAATTTCCCTCACTATCACAAAGTAATAACAGAATATATGGAGGTGATAACATCGGATCTATCCATACTTCTGTAAATTCCCAGTTATTCTTCACTTGGTCTGGTGCGGGGTATGACGTGGTATTGGTTGTCTGCATTGATTTTTATCTCCCCATAATACTACTACCATCTGGACTAATTCTATAACCTATTGGTTGTGATCGCCTTTGGTACTGAGTTCCGCACAATCGCACTTCTTCCACCATTAACTAAGAGCGATCGCACTTCTTCCACCATTAACTAAGAGTGATCGCACACCCTCCACCATGAGCTAAGTAAGAGCGATCGCACTTCCCCCACTATTAGCCAACCAAAAGCGATACCTTCTGTCAGCTACGCGATCGCACTTCTCCACCATTAACTCAATAAAGGCGATCGCATTCCTTCACTATCAGCGCACCTCCCACTATAGCGATAGCCAACACTAAAAATGGATTTGTTGGGTTTCACTTCCTTCGAGTTCACCAAACACTACTAACTCATTCCAGTTAATCCAACACGCGCATCTCCAACATTATCCTGGTGTAGGTCATAACCCAAGTAGCTTAAATAAGCTTCAGGTTTTCCAATAACTCTAGGTTTACATATTGAAAATGGTTTAAAACCGTATTGATTGGCAATTCCTAGCTGCAAATCTCCCCCAATTTTTGGTTCATTCGGATCTTGAATATAATCTTGAATTATATGTTGAGGTATTCTAGATAAAGGTCTACCAGGTATATCGTCGCCGTTAAAAGCAGCTTGTATTTTTAAACATATATTATTTTTATCACAACCAAGATAAACAAAATCTTTCTTCTTTAAATCAGTAAATATTTCTTTTTTAAAGATGAAATAAATACCTTTTTTATCTTTTTCATGATGATGATAATGAAAGATATAGTATTTATTTTGAATAGGACACCATCCAAATAAAGCAACTTCAAATTCTGAACCTGGGTTCATGTATTCTTCAAAAACTCTATTTAAATACTTAGAAATGAATTCTGCTATATCCTCCATAGAAGGAGTATATGGTTGATCAGCTACTAAATTACTCAACAAAGGCATTAATGCTAAAAAAGAATTTTGTCCGAATAATGTGCTACCTGCAAAACAATAACCATAAGTGTGATAATGAGATATTTTTGAATAGCATCTATTTTCATCAGGATATTTACAAACTACTGGTAGTGTAAGTATCTTGACTGCATCATCAATTAAACGAGAGTATTTATCATTCCCTGTATCTGTTTTTTCTTTTTGTGATACGCGACTATCACCAGCTACCCATAAGCAAGGGTTATCAGGATTTTCGTCATTGAACCATATGGCAATAGCTGTCATTTATTTCTCTCCAATTTTTTTCTAATTATTGAAAATTCCTAGTTATGATTGATTTTAAAATCAACTTTCTATTCATTATACTCAACCACCACCGCAATAGCCGCAGCAATTTCTTCCATTATTTCACTCGAACATTCTCCAATCTTACGAATTAATCTTTGTACATCTACGCCGCGCAATTGTAAAATATCTACAGCAGAATCTTTTGACAAACTATTCTTGATATTGGCTTCAATCTTAACGTGCCAAATATTTTCAGAATAATATTCCTTCCAATCTGTAATTGGTGCAATTAATTTAATGGGTAACTTACCAACACCATCAGAACTGACAATTATAGCAGGTCTTACTTTTTTAATTTCTGCTCCCACAGTTGGATCAAAATTAGTCAGCCAGATATCACCCCGTTTAGGAATAGAAGAATTAGTAATCAATTAAGTCTCCCGTTTGTAATTCCTGCCATTCTGTATCTTGCTGGTAATGCTCTAACATTAAATCAGATTGTGCCGCTAAAATCTTTTTTCGTTCCTCTATAGGTAACTTTATAAGTTCACGACGGCTGAGAAACTGTTGTTTAAATTCATCAATATTTCCGGAAAAAGTGAGTTCACCATTTTCCTCTTCTCGCTTCGCACTTTGCAAATTTTGATAAATTTCCTCGCGGCGTTCTTCTCTTAAATATTGCTGCAATAACAATTGAATTTGTAACTTTTCTTCAATTGAAAACCCTTTTATTGCTTCTACCACATCAGTAAAAATCATAACTGGAAATACCTATTGTTACTTATCTCACTTAACATTTTAACCTATACAAAAACTTCTTTCTCTTCTTTGCACCTTTGCTCCTTAGCGCCTTTGCTCGAAACAAAAAAAACGGCAGAGAACCGAAATCCTCCACCGTTCAATTAACAATTAAAAATCCTAACTAAGACTCAACACCTTGGGGTAACAACTCCCGTGTTTGTTGAGAACTAACTTGAACAATGCCATTTTCATCAACGTCAACAAGAGCAGTATCGCCATCTTTGATGCGTCCAGACAGAATTTCTTCTGCTAAACTATCTTCTAACAAGCGCATAATTGCCCGACGTAATGGCCTCGCACCGTAGCTGGGACTGTAACCCTCAGTTATCAAGCGCTCCTTGAAGCGGTCTGTGACTTCTAAGACAATGCCTTTTTCCGTCAACCTACCGAACACTTCCTTGAGCATGATTTCAGCAATTTGAGTAACTTCAATCTTGTTCAACTGACGGAAGACGATAATTTCATCTAACCGGTTTAAGAACTCAGGACGGAAGTATTGCTTCAGTTCTTCGTTCACCAAAGAGCGAATTCTGTTGTATTGTGTCTCAGTCGCATCTTCAGAGAACTCAAAGCCGATACCGCTACCACCTTTTTCAATTACCTTAGAACCAATGTTGGAAGTCAAAATCAGCAAAGTGTTCTTAAAGTCCACCGTGCGACCTTTCGCGTCAGTTAAACGCCCATCTTCCAAAATTTGCAACAGCATATTGAACACATCAGGGTGTGCTTTTTCGATTTCGTCAAACAGCACCACGGTGTAAGGACGACGACGGACAGCTTCTGTTAACTGACCACCTTCGTTGTAGCCCACATAACCAGGAGGTGAACCAATCAATTTACTGACGGTGTGACGCTCCATGTATTCGGACATATCCAAGCGAATCATGGCTTCTTCCGAACCGAAGAAGTAGGAAGCCAAGGATTTTGCTAATTCCGTTTTACCTACCCCAGTTGGACCGGAGAAGACAAAACTAGCGATTGGCCGATTAGGATTTTTCAAGCCCACACGAGCGCGACGAATAGCGC contains the following coding sequences:
- the glp gene encoding gephyrin-like molybdotransferase Glp, producing the protein MLSVRDAEATILNAVQPLDNQRDIEFVDLLTAQNRILATPIISSLDFPHWDNSAMDGFAVRYADVQQARTDKPIILEVVEEIPAGYQPQVTIKPGQAARIFTGAMMPAGADSVIMQENTHQQENRVFILAAPQPQEFVRHKGDFYQAGKELLPAGIILTASEIAVLAAAQRDQVGVFRRPRVAIFSSGDELVMPEEPLQPGQIVDSNQYALATLVRELGGEVLLLGIIKDDPTALKEIIDYAIANADIVLSSGGVSVGKYDYIDSTLESLGAKIHFRAVQMRPGKPLTFATFPNLLYFGLPGNPVAALVTCWRFVQPTMKKLAGLAKGWEGKFLKVRSHSQLNSNGKMETYIWGKLHLINGVYEFRKAEGNDSSGNLINLAQTNALAILPVGKTLVYPREEVLVLQL
- a CDS encoding type II toxin-antitoxin system PemK/MazF family toxin; the protein is MITNSSIPKRGDIWLTNFDPTVGAEIKKVRPAIIVSSDGVGKLPIKLIAPITDWKEYYSENIWHVKIEANIKNSLSKDSAVDILQLRGVDVQRLIRKIGECSSEIMEEIAAAIAVVVEYNE